From the genome of Winogradskyella forsetii, one region includes:
- the trxA gene encoding thioredoxin codes for MSKFSELINQDQPVLVDFYADWCGPCKMLAPILKQVKDELGAEVAILKIDVDKNQALASKYQVRGVPTMLLFKNGKQVWRQSGVLQKEEIIKVINTA; via the coding sequence ATGAGCAAATTTTCAGAATTAATAAATCAAGATCAACCCGTTTTAGTGGATTTTTATGCAGACTGGTGTGGGCCGTGCAAAATGTTAGCTCCAATTTTAAAACAAGTTAAAGATGAATTGGGAGCAGAAGTTGCCATTCTAAAAATAGATGTGGATAAAAACCAAGCCTTGGCATCAAAATATCAAGTAAGAGGTGTGCCAACCATGCTACTCTTTAAAAATGGAAAGCAAGTATGGCGACAATCTGGAGTGCTTCAAAAAGAGGAGATTATTAAGGTTATAAATACAGCTTAA
- a CDS encoding Tll0287-like domain-containing protein — protein sequence MKHILIKRAATKMVKEWGKGKGNRMGNGKRKQNQQAQTNFQDLPYGERGLKYALTTKAVLGKNLMRTIQKKGTLEALAFCNERAYSLTDSMAVVHNSTIKRVSDKPRNPNNKANVEELEYIKTFKKVVANSEEASPIVKEMDNNVRVYYPITTNPMCLQCHGKPNETLENSTLAKIKRLYPMDKAIGYDVNEVRGIWTITFNK from the coding sequence TTGAAGCACATTTTAATAAAAAGAGCGGCAACCAAAATGGTCAAGGAATGGGGAAAAGGAAAGGGAAATAGAATGGGTAATGGAAAAAGAAAGCAAAACCAACAAGCTCAAACTAATTTTCAAGATTTGCCTTATGGAGAACGTGGTCTAAAATATGCGCTAACTACAAAGGCTGTTTTAGGCAAAAACTTAATGCGAACGATTCAAAAAAAGGGAACTTTAGAAGCCTTGGCATTTTGTAATGAGCGTGCTTATTCGTTAACCGATAGTATGGCTGTTGTGCATAATTCTACTATCAAGCGTGTATCAGATAAGCCAAGAAATCCTAATAATAAAGCTAATGTAGAGGAATTAGAGTATATAAAAACCTTTAAAAAAGTGGTGGCCAATAGTGAAGAAGCAAGTCCTATTGTAAAGGAAATGGACAACAACGTAAGGGTATATTATCCCATTACGACAAATCCTATGTGTCTTCAATGCCACGGAAAGCCAAATGAAACTTTGGAAAATTCTACATTAGCAAAAATAAAGAGGTTATATCCCATGGATAAAGCCATTGGTTATGATGTTAATGAAGTAAGAGGTATTTGGACTATCACTTTTAATAAATAA
- a CDS encoding c-type cytochrome translates to MKKSIGLLVLVMVLMSCNSGKKNNDIYSSVGESSKKSNHPGKKLMETNCYICHSPTANHDDRIGPPMIAIKKHYINDNTTKEEFVASIQAWIKNPNEEDARMFGAVKRFGVMPKQAFPEESIIQIAEYMYDFEIEQPEWFEAHFNKKSGNQNGQGMGKRKGK, encoded by the coding sequence ATGAAAAAAAGTATAGGATTGCTCGTTTTAGTGATGGTTTTAATGAGTTGCAATTCCGGTAAAAAGAACAATGATATTTATAGTTCTGTTGGTGAATCTTCTAAAAAATCTAACCATCCTGGTAAAAAGTTAATGGAAACCAATTGTTACATCTGTCATAGCCCAACGGCAAATCATGATGATAGAATTGGACCACCAATGATTGCCATTAAAAAGCATTATATAAATGATAATACTACAAAAGAAGAATTTGTAGCATCTATACAAGCATGGATTAAAAACCCAAATGAAGAAGACGCTAGAATGTTTGGAGCCGTAAAACGATTTGGTGTCATGCCAAAACAAGCTTTTCCAGAAGAATCCATTATTCAAATTGCAGAGTATATGTACGATTTCGAAATTGAACAACCGGAATGGTTTGAAGCACATTTTAATAAAAAGAGCGGCAACCAAAATGGTCAAGGAATGGGGAAAAGGAAAGGGAAATAG